The Fructilactobacillus ixorae genome has a window encoding:
- the eno gene encoding phosphopyruvate hydratase, with the protein MSIISDVYAREVLDSRGNPTVEAEVYTEDGAMGRGIVPSGASTGEHEAVELRDGDKSRYMGKGVTKAVANVNDKIAKEIIGYDVTDQLGIDQAMIKLDGTPNKAKLGANAILAVSIAVARAAADELGTPLYNYLGGFDAHVLPTPMMNVINGGKHANNKVDFQEFMIMPVGAPTLREAVRMGSETFHNLKAILNERGYSTAVGDEGGFAPDLKNNEEPFEILVEAIERAGYKPGKDICIAFDCAASEFYNTETKKYDLVGDGKSYTAAEFVALLDSLVDKYPIISIEDPLDENEWEDWKVATAELGKKVQIVGDDLFVTNTEYLEKGIKMHVANSILIKLNQIGTLTETVNAVNMAKEASYTAIISHRSGETEDTTISDLVVALNAGQIKTGSMSRGERIAKYNQLMRIEDQLGSVAQYKGINSFYNLDHTARENIINK; encoded by the coding sequence ATGTCAATTATTTCTGATGTATATGCACGTGAAGTCCTTGACTCTCGTGGAAATCCAACGGTGGAAGCCGAGGTTTACACAGAAGACGGTGCCATGGGACGGGGAATCGTTCCTTCTGGAGCCTCAACTGGTGAACACGAAGCCGTTGAATTACGCGATGGCGACAAGAGTCGTTACATGGGTAAAGGGGTAACGAAAGCCGTTGCCAACGTTAACGACAAGATTGCGAAAGAAATCATCGGTTACGATGTGACTGACCAATTAGGCATTGATCAAGCAATGATCAAGTTAGATGGCACTCCTAACAAAGCTAAGTTAGGGGCCAACGCGATCTTGGCAGTTTCAATCGCCGTAGCTCGTGCTGCTGCTGACGAACTGGGAACTCCTTTGTACAACTACTTGGGTGGTTTTGATGCCCACGTGCTCCCAACTCCAATGATGAACGTGATTAACGGGGGAAAACATGCTAACAACAAGGTGGACTTCCAAGAATTCATGATTATGCCAGTTGGGGCCCCAACGTTACGGGAAGCCGTCCGGATGGGTTCAGAAACTTTCCATAACTTGAAGGCCATCCTCAACGAACGTGGTTACTCCACGGCCGTTGGTGATGAAGGTGGATTTGCTCCAGACTTGAAGAACAATGAAGAACCATTTGAAATCTTGGTAGAAGCCATCGAGCGGGCTGGCTACAAACCAGGGAAGGATATCTGCATTGCCTTTGACTGTGCTGCTTCTGAATTCTACAACACGGAAACGAAGAAGTACGACTTGGTTGGAGACGGCAAGTCCTACACGGCTGCTGAATTCGTAGCCTTACTGGACTCATTGGTTGACAAGTACCCAATCATTTCGATCGAAGACCCACTGGACGAAAACGAATGGGAAGACTGGAAGGTTGCCACTGCTGAACTTGGTAAGAAAGTTCAAATCGTTGGTGATGACTTGTTTGTAACGAACACTGAATACCTGGAAAAGGGAATTAAGATGCACGTTGCAAACTCCATCTTGATTAAGTTGAACCAAATTGGAACGCTTACGGAAACAGTGAACGCAGTTAACATGGCTAAAGAAGCTAGTTACACGGCCATCATTTCACACCGGTCTGGTGAAACGGAAGACACGACCATCTCTGACTTGGTAGTGGCTCTCAATGCCGGTCAAATCAAGACTGGTTCCATGAGTCGTGGGGAACGGATTGCGAAGTACAACCAATTGATGAGAATTGAAGATCAATTAGGTTCCGTTGCCCAATACAAGGGAATCAATTCATTCTACAACCTTGACCACACGGCCCGGGAAAACATCATTAACAAATAA
- a CDS encoding transposase — protein sequence MTDTEVVERLLSLSPSLRDAYDFYQDMTQIVTKTHNKQELANLLNSAKHKDKYQNLPEAMKKSRRTLKRHQAEIENSFTYSFSNGPLEGINNKIKVINRTDYGHLSFKNFIIRILISFSNNHF from the coding sequence TTGACTGATACGGAGGTTGTCGAAAGATTACTATCTTTATCACCATCACTTCGTGATGCTTATGATTTCTATCAAGATATGACTCAGATCGTAACCAAAACGCATAATAAGCAGGAGTTAGCCAATCTGCTTAATTCAGCTAAGCATAAAGATAAATATCAAAATCTTCCTGAAGCAATGAAAAAATCCAGACGTACATTAAAACGCCATCAAGCAGAAATTGAAAATAGCTTTACTTATTCCTTCAGTAATGGGCCTTTAGAAGGGATTAATAATAAAATTAAAGTCATTAATAGAACTGATTATGGTCATCTTAGTTTCAAAAATTTTATAATTAGAATCTTAATCTCATTTTCGAACAACCATTTCTAA
- a CDS encoding phosphoglycerate kinase, producing the protein MSKLIIDDLDLKGKKVLMRVDFNVPIKDGVVGDDNRIVAALPSIEWVIDHGGKAILFSHLGRIKSEDDKPGLSLRPVAEKLSQLLGKPVTFVPVNEGPQLEEAIDNMKDGQVLLAENTRYQDVIDGKQVNRESKNDPSLGEYWASLGDVFVNDAFGTAHRSHASNVGIATAMEKAGKPVAAGFLLEKEIKFLGNAVDNPKHPFIAILGGAKVSDKIGVIDHLLDKADKIIIGGGMTYTFYAAKGIGVGNSLVEKDKIDVAKEILKKGGDKIVLPVDSVCADQFSNDAKTEVVDGSIPEGMMALDIGPKSIQLFEDVLKDAKTVVWNGPMGVFEMPKFAEGTLAIGRFLGTLKDATTIVGGGDSTAAVKQLGVADQLTHISTGGGASLEYLEGKTLPGIACVSNKD; encoded by the coding sequence ATGAGTAAATTAATCATTGATGATTTAGATCTCAAAGGGAAAAAGGTCTTAATGCGGGTCGACTTTAACGTTCCGATTAAGGACGGAGTGGTTGGCGATGACAACCGGATTGTGGCCGCTTTACCATCGATTGAATGGGTGATTGACCACGGTGGCAAAGCCATCTTGTTCTCTCACTTAGGTCGGATCAAGTCAGAGGACGACAAGCCGGGTCTGTCCCTCCGTCCGGTAGCTGAAAAATTATCCCAGTTATTAGGCAAACCAGTAACCTTTGTGCCCGTTAATGAAGGACCACAACTGGAAGAAGCCATTGATAACATGAAAGATGGCCAGGTTTTACTGGCTGAGAACACGCGGTACCAAGATGTGATCGACGGTAAGCAAGTGAACCGGGAATCGAAAAACGATCCTAGTTTAGGTGAATACTGGGCTTCACTTGGCGATGTGTTCGTCAACGATGCCTTTGGAACGGCCCACCGGAGCCACGCTTCAAACGTTGGAATTGCAACAGCCATGGAAAAAGCAGGCAAGCCCGTGGCCGCTGGTTTCTTGCTAGAAAAAGAAATTAAGTTCCTGGGGAACGCCGTTGACAATCCAAAGCATCCCTTTATTGCCATTCTTGGGGGGGCCAAAGTTTCTGACAAAATTGGGGTGATTGATCATCTCCTAGATAAAGCCGACAAGATTATTATCGGTGGGGGAATGACTTACACTTTCTACGCTGCTAAGGGAATTGGCGTAGGAAACTCGTTGGTAGAAAAAGACAAGATTGACGTTGCCAAGGAAATCTTGAAAAAGGGCGGCGACAAGATTGTGCTCCCCGTCGACTCAGTTTGTGCGGACCAGTTTTCCAATGACGCCAAAACGGAAGTTGTTGACGGTTCGATTCCAGAGGGCATGATGGCTTTAGACATTGGTCCAAAGTCGATTCAACTCTTTGAAGACGTGCTGAAAGATGCCAAGACGGTCGTTTGGAACGGTCCAATGGGTGTCTTTGAAATGCCGAAGTTTGCCGAAGGGACGTTGGCCATTGGTCGCTTCCTTGGGACTCTGAAGGATGCGACGACCATCGTTGGTGGTGGTGACTCCACGGCCGCTGTAAAGCAGTTAGGTGTCGCTGACCAGTTAACTCACATCTCAACCGGTGGGGGCGCCTCCTTGGAATACCTTGAAGGAAAGACCCTTCCAGGGATCGCTTGTGTTTCCAATAAAGATTAA
- the rapZ gene encoding RNase adapter RapZ: MRKDDQLVVITGMSGAGKTKALQTFEDLGYFCVDNLPTVLMSKFTELLRTSSEINQVAVVLDLRSAQTSQEVVQTLLKMAQSQNDHETVLFLDAATEKLVSRYEESRRDHPLARNGRVVDGIEKERQLLAGVRKHANWVIDTTNLKPQDLRAQIIQRFEHHQFEQFHVELMSFGFKHGLPLDADMVFDVRFLTNPYYLPELREQTGQDRAVYDYVMQQPSADEYFNQVLSLLEFELPQIRQSSKASETIAIGCTGGQHRSVAMTERLAHQLRKLGYVVNVTHRDIQRHKGAS; encoded by the coding sequence ATGCGAAAAGATGATCAGTTAGTTGTCATAACTGGAATGAGTGGGGCCGGGAAGACCAAAGCACTACAAACCTTTGAAGATTTGGGGTATTTTTGCGTGGACAACCTGCCAACGGTGTTGATGAGTAAATTTACGGAATTACTGCGGACGTCCAGTGAAATTAATCAGGTCGCTGTGGTGTTGGACCTCCGTTCGGCTCAGACCAGTCAAGAAGTGGTCCAGACGTTATTAAAGATGGCGCAAAGTCAAAATGACCACGAGACGGTGCTCTTTTTAGATGCAGCGACCGAAAAATTAGTGTCCCGTTACGAAGAAAGTCGCCGGGACCATCCCCTAGCCCGAAACGGCCGGGTTGTGGATGGGATTGAAAAGGAACGGCAACTGTTAGCGGGGGTGCGCAAGCACGCAAACTGGGTGATTGATACTACGAACCTCAAGCCCCAGGATTTACGGGCGCAGATTATCCAGCGTTTTGAACACCACCAGTTTGAACAATTTCACGTTGAATTAATGTCATTTGGATTTAAGCACGGCTTACCACTGGATGCTGACATGGTCTTTGACGTCCGCTTCCTCACGAATCCTTATTATCTGCCGGAATTACGCGAGCAAACGGGACAGGATCGGGCGGTTTATGACTACGTGATGCAACAACCCAGTGCCGACGAATACTTTAACCAGGTCTTGTCGTTGCTGGAGTTTGAGTTACCCCAGATTAGACAAAGTTCAAAGGCAAGTGAAACAATCGCGATTGGATGTACCGGGGGACAACACCGCTCGGTGGCCATGACCGAACGCCTAGCTCACCAGTTACGGAAGCTCGGCTACGTTGTGAACGTAACGCATCGAGACATTCAACGGCATAAAGGAGCATCGTAA
- a CDS encoding IS3 family transposase codes for MKKALLRCFHTYIIQVKLANGQKGYISAIIDEASNEVSSLVADDNASFQLVGKMLTETKSQLTNLAGIIIHSDQGFHYQIPSYQSWIKANQVIQSMSRKGNCLDNAPIESFFSLLKRECLNRIKLTSLTSLKQVCKEYVKWFNEERISGNKKGLTPIEYRNKSLKNE; via the coding sequence ATGAAAAAAGCGCTTTTAAGGTGTTTTCACACTTATATTATCCAGGTAAAACTAGCTAATGGACAAAAGGGATATATTTCAGCGATTATTGATGAGGCTTCTAATGAAGTAAGTTCTCTAGTAGCTGATGATAACGCCAGCTTTCAATTAGTCGGTAAAATGTTAACCGAGACTAAGTCCCAGCTAACCAATTTAGCTGGGATAATAATTCATTCAGATCAAGGGTTTCATTATCAAATTCCATCCTATCAAAGCTGGATTAAAGCTAATCAAGTTATTCAAAGCATGTCTAGAAAAGGTAATTGTCTTGATAATGCGCCGATTGAAAGCTTTTTCAGTTTATTGAAAAGAGAATGTTTAAATCGGATTAAATTGACCTCTTTAACTTCGTTAAAGCAGGTCTGCAAAGAATATGTTAAGTGGTTTAACGAAGAAAGAATTTCAGGTAACAAAAAAGGACTTACTCCGATTGAATATCGGAATAAATCCTTAAAAAATGAATAA
- the clpP gene encoding ATP-dependent Clp endopeptidase proteolytic subunit ClpP codes for MPLVPTVVENSPQGERAYDIYSRLLKDRIIMLSGEIEDNMANAVIAQLLFLDAQDSDKDIYLYINSPGGVITAGMAIYDTMNFIKADVQTIVMGMAASMASVLATAGTKGKRFALPHSQIMIHQPSGGAQGQQTEIEIAAKEILRARKMINKLLAEHSGQPLEKIDRDTERDNYLTASEAVDYGLIDGIMKNSADKK; via the coding sequence ATGCCATTAGTTCCAACTGTCGTTGAAAACTCACCTCAAGGTGAACGCGCATATGACATCTACTCACGATTACTAAAAGATCGCATTATCATGCTTTCTGGAGAAATTGAAGACAACATGGCTAACGCCGTGATTGCTCAACTCCTCTTTTTGGATGCCCAAGATTCTGATAAGGATATTTACCTTTACATTAACTCCCCTGGTGGGGTGATTACCGCTGGGATGGCCATCTACGATACCATGAACTTCATCAAAGCTGACGTGCAAACGATCGTTATGGGGATGGCAGCTTCCATGGCTAGTGTCCTAGCCACGGCTGGGACCAAGGGGAAACGATTTGCTCTCCCCCACTCCCAAATCATGATTCACCAGCCATCTGGTGGTGCCCAAGGACAACAAACTGAAATTGAAATTGCTGCCAAGGAAATTTTGCGCGCGCGGAAAATGATTAACAAGCTCTTAGCAGAACACTCCGGTCAACCGCTAGAAAAAATCGATCGCGATACGGAACGGGATAACTACCTGACCGCTTCCGAAGCCGTTGACTACGGTTTAATTGATGGCATCATGAAAAACAGTGCTGACAAAAAATAA
- the tpiA gene encoding triose-phosphate isomerase — translation MRTPFIGGNWKMNLSLQAATEFVETINNQIPPVSEVETVLAASPLFLQTMLEHNESPLQVAAENCYYEDEGAFTGEVSPKALSEMGIKYVIVGHSERRKYFHETNDFINKKVQAVFRNHMYPIICCDETMGRYENGDHISWMVNQVTAAIQQVAATDMRHAVVAYEPSWAIGTGHTAPADAAEEGCYLIRQTIADIYSDEIANQVRILYGGSVNAENIHELMKQPDIDGVLAGKASLVPQEFVQLANFNHTN, via the coding sequence ATGAGAACTCCCTTTATTGGCGGAAATTGGAAGATGAACTTATCGTTACAAGCAGCCACCGAATTTGTGGAAACCATTAACAACCAGATTCCCCCGGTGAGCGAGGTCGAAACGGTATTAGCGGCCTCCCCGTTGTTTTTACAGACGATGCTGGAACATAACGAAAGTCCCTTACAGGTTGCCGCGGAAAATTGTTATTATGAAGACGAAGGGGCCTTTACGGGTGAAGTTAGTCCGAAGGCGCTTAGTGAGATGGGAATTAAATACGTGATTGTGGGCCATTCCGAACGACGGAAGTACTTTCACGAAACCAACGATTTCATCAATAAAAAGGTCCAGGCGGTGTTTCGGAACCACATGTATCCGATCATTTGTTGTGATGAAACGATGGGTCGCTACGAAAATGGTGATCACATCTCCTGGATGGTAAATCAGGTGACGGCCGCCATTCAACAGGTGGCAGCCACCGACATGCGGCATGCGGTGGTCGCCTATGAACCTAGTTGGGCGATTGGGACGGGGCACACTGCTCCCGCCGACGCAGCGGAAGAGGGTTGTTACCTAATCCGGCAAACGATTGCAGACATTTATTCGGATGAAATCGCAAACCAGGTTCGGATTCTTTACGGTGGCAGTGTGAATGCTGAAAACATTCACGAACTGATGAAACAACCAGATATCGATGGGGTGCTCGCAGGAAAAGCAAGCCTCGTGCCGCAAGAATTCGTGCAGTTAGCCAATTTTAACCACACCAATTAA
- a CDS encoding helix-turn-helix domain-containing protein gives MVNYYQTYETSINLVALEFKLNPSQVRNWVYKFNHYGDEGLLAKRLGRKSMKKKPKDQSLSKDKEAAYLTEISELKT, from the coding sequence GTGGTAAACTACTATCAAACTTATGAAACCAGTATTAATCTCGTCGCTTTAGAATTTAAACTTAATCCTAGCCAAGTAAGGAATTGGGTTTATAAATTCAATCATTATGGTGACGAAGGATTACTAGCAAAAAGACTAGGGAGAAAATCAATGAAAAAGAAGCCGAAGGATCAATCGTTATCTAAAGATAAGGAAGCTGCTTATTTAACTGAAATTTCAGAATTAAAAACCTAA
- a CDS encoding gluconeogenesis factor YvcK family protein, translated as MVDKVAKRIDRPRMVVIGGGTGLPVILRNLKKRDVDITAVVTVADDGGSSGILRNYINVLPPGDIRNVLVALSTLPQLELEIFQYRFKSSDKFLSGHAIGNLIITALSEMEGGFFEAVQVLTQMMRVDGHVYPVCDEELVLHAEFSDGSTLAGEAEITAAKKLIKRVWVEASTNDHTPQAVSAVIDAIMKADQIVLGPGSLYTSILPNLMVSNVGKAVMATPAEVVYICNIMTQKGETDHFTDADHVRVLDRQLGQQFVDTVLVNNQPVPASYIDHQRWGDESQPVRHDYQGLKELGCRVISSDFLELKHHGAFHNGQLVSDELIRLLGQPKFNH; from the coding sequence ATGGTAGATAAGGTGGCAAAACGAATTGATCGACCCCGAATGGTTGTAATCGGTGGGGGAACCGGTTTGCCCGTCATTTTGCGCAACTTAAAGAAGCGGGACGTTGACATTACCGCCGTGGTAACGGTGGCCGATGATGGAGGGTCCTCTGGGATTTTACGGAATTACATTAACGTGTTACCACCGGGAGACATCCGGAACGTGTTGGTGGCGCTATCGACGTTACCGCAACTGGAATTAGAGATCTTTCAGTACCGGTTTAAATCCTCCGATAAGTTTTTATCGGGGCACGCGATTGGAAACTTAATTATTACCGCGCTTTCAGAAATGGAAGGAGGCTTCTTTGAGGCCGTTCAAGTGCTAACCCAGATGATGCGGGTTGACGGCCATGTCTATCCGGTGTGTGATGAGGAACTCGTGTTGCACGCCGAGTTTAGCGATGGTAGTACGTTAGCCGGGGAAGCCGAGATTACGGCGGCCAAAAAGCTGATTAAACGGGTGTGGGTCGAAGCATCGACCAATGACCACACCCCACAGGCTGTTTCTGCGGTGATTGATGCCATTATGAAGGCCGATCAAATTGTCTTAGGGCCCGGGAGTTTGTACACCAGTATCCTGCCCAATTTAATGGTTAGTAACGTCGGCAAGGCGGTCATGGCGACGCCTGCGGAGGTCGTTTATATTTGTAACATCATGACCCAAAAGGGCGAAACGGATCACTTTACGGATGCCGACCACGTCCGGGTGTTAGACCGCCAGTTAGGCCAGCAGTTTGTCGACACCGTGTTAGTCAATAACCAACCGGTTCCCGCGAGCTACATTGATCACCAACGCTGGGGGGATGAATCCCAACCGGTGCGTCATGACTACCAGGGGCTTAAGGAGCTAGGCTGTCGGGTGATCTCGTCTGATTTCTTGGAACTAAAGCATCACGGAGCCTTTCACAACGGGCAATTAGTTTCTGACGAACTAATTCGGCTCCTCGGGCAACCGAAATTTAACCACTAG
- the gap gene encoding type I glyceraldehyde-3-phosphate dehydrogenase, with translation MTVKIGINGFGRIGRLAFRRIHELGAEGIEVAAINDLTTPSMLAYLLKYDSVHGRFPGKVESTEDSIIVDGKSIPVYAERDAKNIPWVKNDGVDFVLECTGFYTSKEKSQAHLDAGAKRVLISAPAGDITTVVPGVNLDVLSQDDKIVSAGSCTTSCLAPMAYWLNKDFGVKVGTMTTVHAYTATQALQDGPRSAKFANNRSAAVNTIPHSSGAAKAIGLVIPELDGALKGHAQRVATIDGSLTELVSVLDKNVTVDEVNDAMKSHENEAYGYNDDFIVSSDIIDDDHGSIFDPNQTEIVENDGLQLVKTVAWYDNEWGFTCNMVRTLLKFATM, from the coding sequence ATGACTGTAAAAATTGGTATTAATGGTTTCGGACGAATTGGTCGTCTTGCATTTCGTCGGATTCATGAACTTGGTGCAGAAGGGATCGAAGTTGCAGCAATCAATGATTTAACAACCCCTTCAATGTTAGCTTACTTATTGAAGTATGATTCTGTTCACGGTCGTTTCCCTGGTAAAGTGGAATCAACCGAAGACTCAATCATCGTTGATGGTAAGAGCATTCCGGTTTACGCAGAACGTGATGCAAAGAACATTCCTTGGGTTAAGAACGATGGGGTTGACTTCGTACTTGAATGTACTGGATTCTACACTTCCAAAGAAAAATCACAAGCACACTTGGATGCCGGTGCTAAGCGGGTCTTGATTTCAGCTCCTGCGGGTGACATTACTACGGTTGTTCCAGGGGTTAACTTGGACGTCTTGAGCCAAGATGACAAGATTGTGTCAGCTGGTTCATGTACTACGAGTTGTTTAGCTCCAATGGCTTACTGGTTGAACAAAGACTTCGGCGTTAAGGTTGGAACCATGACGACGGTCCACGCTTACACTGCTACTCAAGCATTGCAAGATGGTCCACGGAGCGCTAAGTTTGCTAACAACCGTTCTGCTGCCGTTAACACCATTCCTCACAGTTCTGGTGCTGCGAAGGCCATTGGTTTGGTTATCCCAGAATTAGATGGTGCTTTGAAGGGTCACGCACAACGGGTTGCTACGATTGATGGTTCCTTGACGGAATTAGTATCTGTGCTGGACAAGAACGTGACGGTTGACGAAGTTAACGATGCCATGAAGAGCCACGAAAACGAAGCTTACGGTTACAACGATGACTTTATCGTTTCTTCAGACATCATTGATGATGACCACGGTTCCATTTTCGATCCTAACCAAACTGAAATCGTTGAAAACGATGGTTTACAATTAGTTAAGACGGTCGCTTGGTACGATAACGAATGGGGCTTCACTTGTAACATGGTTCGGACTTTACTTAAATTTGCTACAATGTAA
- a CDS encoding helix-turn-helix domain-containing protein yields the protein MKFNGLRLRDIRESFNMSRIDLANILDISEQDIWKIETGISTPSFQILSKLNREFGVTLSFFTSNLSIPKVSDSKYIAYRSDLKRSIRNTDRETTYVSLIDNYIDEMLKNVSIPEETVSRLSEQIIKKKDNGYDFDDISIYIRKFFNLGDRNNRLMAMIEKSGVFIIERNIDINNKVDAYSTWTDNSRPYIVLGTNKSASRRQFDLAHEFGHILLHHNLEFDYYNSSSVIHLENEANSFASSLLLEKNSFIDKFKSNITDPTEPNQYLYLKKYYNVSIAALEMRAFNLKLMTPKQAGYFWGKMNKRGYKKYEPLDDALPMYIPGKLYAILNSFNKKELHDFYDNTGTTRKFIDKLIIRKIDHSNNKNIGLL from the coding sequence ATGAAATTTAATGGTTTACGTCTCCGCGATATAAGAGAATCATTCAATATGTCTAGAATTGATTTGGCGAATATTTTAGATATTTCTGAACAAGATATTTGGAAAATTGAGACTGGTATAAGTACACCATCATTTCAGATACTGTCTAAATTAAATAGAGAATTTGGAGTTACGTTATCTTTTTTCACATCCAATTTATCAATACCAAAGGTTTCTGACTCAAAATACATTGCTTATCGTTCAGATTTGAAAAGGTCAATAAGGAATACTGACAGAGAAACGACATATGTAAGCTTAATTGATAACTATATTGATGAAATGCTTAAAAATGTATCTATTCCTGAAGAGACAGTAAGTAGATTAAGCGAACAAATAATTAAAAAGAAAGATAATGGTTATGATTTTGATGATATTTCTATATATATCAGAAAATTCTTTAATCTTGGTGATAGAAACAACAGGTTAATGGCTATGATTGAAAAATCTGGAGTTTTTATTATTGAAAGAAATATAGACATAAATAATAAGGTTGATGCGTATAGTACTTGGACAGATAATAGTCGCCCGTACATTGTATTGGGAACCAATAAATCAGCTTCCAGAAGACAATTTGACTTAGCTCATGAATTTGGTCATATTTTATTGCATCATAATTTAGAATTTGATTATTATAATAGTTCATCAGTAATTCATTTAGAAAATGAAGCTAATTCGTTTGCGTCTTCATTATTGCTAGAAAAAAATTCATTCATTGATAAATTTAAAAGTAATATAACTGATCCAACTGAACCTAATCAGTATTTATATCTTAAAAAGTACTACAATGTATCTATTGCTGCCCTTGAAATGAGAGCATTTAATCTTAAGCTCATGACTCCTAAACAAGCAGGTTATTTTTGGGGAAAAATGAACAAACGTGGATATAAAAAATATGAGCCATTAGATGATGCTTTGCCTATGTATATACCAGGGAAGCTATATGCAATTTTAAATTCTTTTAATAAAAAAGAATTGCATGATTTTTATGACAATACTGGGACAACTAGGAAGTTTATTGATAAATTGATTATAAGAAAAATTGATCATAGTAATAATAAGAATATTGGATTATTATAA
- a CDS encoding IS3 family transposase, translating to MARSILYYNLKRTYQADKYQQVKAEIKAIFDKNHETFGYRRIWLKLINRGMRIGSETVRKLMTQLGIKSEGYSKRVSKRYNSFRGRVGKIAPNLLKQRFNEKSAFKVFSHLYYPGKTS from the coding sequence ATGGCACGCTCAATCTTATATTATAATCTGAAACGGACCTATCAAGCTGATAAATATCAGCAAGTTAAAGCAGAAATAAAAGCAATTTTTGATAAAAATCATGAAACCTTCGGTTACAGAAGAATCTGGTTAAAATTGATTAACCGCGGAATGAGGATTGGTTCCGAAACAGTTAGAAAACTAATGACCCAACTGGGAATTAAAAGCGAAGGATATTCTAAGCGGGTTAGCAAAAGATATAATTCATTTCGCGGTAGAGTTGGAAAAATTGCACCTAATCTCTTAAAGCAACGTTTTAATGAAAAAAGCGCTTTTAAGGTGTTTTCACACTTATATTATCCAGGTAAAACTAGCTAA
- the whiA gene encoding DNA-binding protein WhiA, with protein MSYASDVKKELTRLEVHRNNAKAELMALIRMNGNLKLSNKQLSLEVQSENSAIAQRIYRLLMQFYHIRANVVVRKKMKLKKNNLYVVRVRHQVEQLLDDLGILDHYQIRERVPVELLADDLQVRSYLRGAFLAGGSVNNPQTSRYHLEIYSVYADHSEMLTEMMNQYHLGAKQTKRRSGYIVYLKEAEKIADFLQLIGATNAMLKFEDIRIVRDMRNSVNRLVNCENANMNKVANASTQQIENIHLIQDRVGLESLPPKLRDVAETRLKHQEVSLKELGNLVANGPISKSGINHRLHKLNEVAEKLRTET; from the coding sequence ATGTCGTATGCAAGTGACGTTAAAAAAGAGTTAACCCGCCTGGAAGTTCATCGCAACAACGCCAAAGCAGAACTGATGGCCCTGATTCGCATGAACGGGAATCTGAAGCTCTCCAATAAGCAGTTATCCCTGGAAGTGCAATCGGAAAACTCGGCGATTGCGCAACGGATTTACCGCTTACTGATGCAGTTTTACCACATTCGGGCGAACGTGGTGGTGCGCAAGAAAATGAAGCTCAAAAAAAACAACCTCTACGTCGTCCGGGTTCGCCACCAGGTGGAGCAGTTACTGGACGACCTGGGGATTCTTGATCACTACCAAATCCGAGAACGGGTACCGGTTGAACTGTTAGCGGATGATTTACAGGTACGTTCGTACCTCCGGGGCGCGTTTTTAGCCGGCGGTTCCGTGAATAATCCACAAACGTCGCGCTATCACCTGGAAATTTACTCGGTCTATGCCGATCACAGTGAGATGTTGACCGAGATGATGAATCAGTATCACTTGGGGGCCAAGCAAACGAAGCGACGCAGTGGCTACATTGTGTATTTGAAGGAAGCCGAAAAGATTGCTGATTTCCTCCAGCTAATCGGAGCCACGAATGCCATGTTGAAGTTTGAGGACATCCGAATCGTGCGCGACATGCGGAACTCGGTCAATCGGTTGGTTAACTGTGAGAATGCCAATATGAATAAGGTCGCCAATGCTTCGACCCAGCAAATCGAAAACATCCATTTGATTCAGGATCGGGTAGGTTTAGAATCCTTACCGCCCAAGCTGCGTGATGTGGCAGAAACCCGCTTAAAACACCAGGAGGTCAGTCTGAAGGAACTCGGGAACCTCGTGGCGAATGGTCCGATTTCCAAATCAGGGATTAACCACCGGTTACATAAGTTAAACGAGGTGGCAGAAAAATTACGCACGGAAACATAA